From the Aspergillus puulaauensis MK2 DNA, chromosome 1, nearly complete sequence genome, the window TGAGGGGCGCTAGAGTTTCCATGCTTTCCAATGTTGCCCAGTCCGGGGAACGATACCCTATCCTCCTCAGCCCAGGGGTCTTCTGAGACCAGGGCAGGTGTAGACGCATTGCCGCCGAAAGGAAGGCCTTTCATACCGCGAGGTTCGCCTCGACCAAAGAGATGGTGCTTGCTGGGCTTGTTCTTAAGAAGCGCAAATGCATTCCCAGGTTTGGGACCAAAATCAGGGGTCTGGCGGCCAGAAACAGGGCTCGCCGCGCGACTTTCATCCGCAAAGTCCCGAAGCTTTTCCTGCACCCTTCGCCGCCGCTCGGCAAGCTCATTTTCAAactcttctcgctctttcTGCGTCTCTGTGCTTCCCTGGCGCCGGTGCTGGGCCGCAAGCTCATCCCGCCAATCGGGGATTGggggcggtggtggagcaatggtgggaggatgagatgctAGGTCGGGTTGAGGAAGTTCAATGGTGGATTCTCTGGGAGTATCATCGTCGTCTGTAGGGGGTGGGAATCGAGGGGAGGGTGGCGGCAAAATAGAAGACTTGTCACTGTCATGGCGAAGGTGCGTACGCACAAGACCACTGAGGCCCAGTCCCGCGGGTAGTGTGGGAGAGTCAGGTTTCTCAGGAGTGTCACTGGTCTGTTCAGGAGTGTGTTCAGTGTGCTCTGCGATAGGCTTTAGATCACCCAGGTCCGAGTATCGCACTTCTGGAAGGGGGCAGTTATTCTCGTCACCGGTTGGGGTTGAAGGCTTGGAAGGAGTCCTGGAACGAAATGCGGGGTGATCGTTGTGCATAGAGTAATCATCCCGAGATGGATAATATCCTTCGTCCTCAGTTTCGCTTGGGCTTGAGTTGTCGAAGAATGTGCCGATGTGCCCGGGCCTGGCAGGGGATGCATTTATGCTCTTTCCGGTAGACCGACTACCAGGACGTTGTGCCTCGCTGTAGTGAGAGGACGCTGCAGAACCAGGTCGTGATCGGTGACTTGCGTTCGAGAATCCCAGGGAGCGAGCGCTGACATCTTGGGGAGGTGCAGACGCAGGTACCGGTGCTGGAGATTGTTGCCGAGGAGGGGGCGTATTCCTTCCCTGGAACATCTGAAGCTGGCGGCGAGAGAACTGGTTTTCATCGTAGGCAGTGCGCGGTTTATTAAACATACCCATAGCAGTGGCTTTCCCACGGTCTCCTGGCTGCAAAGCGGCCATAAAAGTCACCTCTTCGTTTTCGCTAACTGGAGGGCTTAGGGGAAGCTGCGAGTGACCAGGAGGCCTTAGTTCAGGCTCAGCGAGCTGACGTGTCGGCGAAGTAGCAGACGACGGAGGACTAGTGGGACGAGATGCAGCTGGTGAGGGCTCAGCAATGGCCAGTTTCTGTAACCCATTGCGCAGGTTGGTGGCGCTCCGAGAATAGCTTCGGTTGAGTGCTGGAATTTCTGGAGTGCCTGCACGCTGGCGGTTCAAGCTTTCTAGTCGATGTAGAGCTGACGCTTGTTGGCTGTGAACCGACTGCTCCAATGCTTGGCCGTAAAGACGTCGTGTCCTGGCAGATCCGCGCTCTGAAGCCATCCCCGGGCCCGTTGGCTTTGGCAAGGCGACCGACTCTGAACTACTATAATGTGTCTGGGCAGGTGACGTTGCCATGTTCTGCTCATCCACAGATGTCGCAGCGGTCGATGTACGGCCACCAAGCGTTGGCCCAGACGCAGTGGATGAATATGTGGTTCGGTTGAAAGAGGACACGCTAGAGTGCGCATCTTCCGACTCGTGTGGAGAGTagacctcttctctctccgtTTCACTGAGCTTTGGTCGAAAGGTCGAGTGACCAATATCGTGTTCATAAACGGCCCGGCCAGAACGGCCAGTTCCGGAGGGAGCAATCTTATATACCTTTTGTCGTCCTCCGAACAAATTGTTTCCCTCCGTACGACGGCCGCGGCTCATTATGCTCCCTTTTTGTGATTgcgcatcatcatcgccagtaTACCCGTCGCTTCCCGATGCGTATGAACCTCGGCCCATGCTAAACGACGGCCGGCTGTGAGTGGAGACTTCATCAATATCGGGAAGTAGCGTGGGGTTATGGCCGAAAAGATTCAACCGTGAGGCGCGTTTAGGAAACAGTACACTGTCGTCGCTAGCCTTTCCAATCATGGATTCAGGATCGTCTTGTTCTCTCAACATGCTAAACCGCGCAGACAACTTGGGCATGAGCAAACTAGTGCGGAAATCATCTGTAGACGGCAACGCACTCGAAAGATCGAGGTCGGGCTTTGGCTcgggttcttcttttttgcctttcttcAGCATCCCCCCAAAAGTGGTGGCAgggggaggagtgggaggaaCACTGGTTTCAGTGATCACAATCTcatccttgatcttctccttcttctgcttctccttctgctctttcttcGACTTGCGGAAACGATTCATGATGACGGACGCCAATTTTTCCACCAGGGACTGTTACcgcgaaaaaaaaaatagaaacaGATCTCGACGACGCGCTCAATCCAGTCTTAGGAGTCAGAATAAACCGCTCAGGCGATATTGCAATGTCGATGCGACATAGGGGGGACCTACTGGGCGAAGATCGAAGATGACACAATAAAAGCACACAATCTGTGCAGAGCAGGGCAACGTGTATAGTAGATAAAAGATCCGAGGAGACACGAAAAGGAGAGCTCAAGAATTGACAGCGAATGCGAGCGTCAGATCATCCCCTGTGCAGACTGCGGAACCGGTCCGTGGCCAATCTGTTGTGCAGTGGATGCGACGTGTGGGACGATCAAAGTACCGGGGGGGGGCGATATGTATAGCAAACAACTCTTCCTTCAAGTCGAACTCAAGGGGTCTTAATTGGGTGATAAAATCGAtcgagcagctccagctggaTGAATTGAtggagggggttggtgggCAAGACACAGCCGGAATGTGGCTGCAGCGGCGACGACAGTAGCTATGGCGATTCGACAAGGAATGAACGGCAGTGGCACAGCTGGGGGCCAGTGCGGATGCAGAGAGGAAAGACCAAGTTGAGTTGAGATGGATAGTtgagagatggaggaaggggagaGAGAAATGAATGACAGAGCAATGAgctaagaaaaagaaactaAAAGACAGAGTGAGGAGAGGGAAGGATCTCGATCGAcgattaatttttattttgcaTGCAAACTCCGGCGTTCTCGCGAAGTGGAGGaaataagaaaaataataaaataataatcataataatcaaaatcaaaataaCAAAAGTCCAGACTCTTGTCAGCTCCGGCTGGTTTTTTGGGTCGCGGAGTCGATCGACATACGCACATTTACTTTGTGTCCACAAACAGGGCGTATTTCCTCTCTGGCCCCGACACTCGCTGAATCACCGCTCGATTCGCTGTCTGATCCTGCTGATGATGCGACAATATTAAGTCCCTTGGGAACTCCTTGGATCGACTTGACTCTCCAGTTCGCAGCACTCAGAGAACTCCTGTCCAAGCTCTGGGCAACCCTTACTGTGTGTAAACAAGATGTACGGATCCATGGATGAATACAGTGGTTACCGTACCGTACCATGGACAGGGGTGCTCGCGACCCTTGCAGACCCCACTAGCAGTCTCCGCCAATCAGCCTCGCGCAAATACCGGAATCATTTCGGTTATTCAGAGCGTCGGAACTAACCAGGACCACCCGGCGGACCAGAACTTCCTCGATCAATTCCCAACACAAAGCAACACAGGGCAGGCGCACGAACTGGGAAAGTCTCGGGGTGTCCTCCGTAGCCTTGGAGGGATGTTCAGTTGTTCGGTGACCTGGAACAACGCAATGATCTCATCAATACATCAATCACAATTCACACTGCTTGTGTCTCGTTTTCACTGCCCAAGTGGGCCAATGTAATCTCAGCCCTCGATAGTCCTGCATATCCGTCGAGTTTTCAGGTCGACAATCCTGAGTCCCGGCTCCTCAGACAGTCAGACTCAGTCGAGTCAGTCTTCCCCGTTGACTCCTCACTGGAGTACTGCATGCGGACCTTTTGCGAGGCGCATCAGCTGAGCCTTGTATGTGATCTATCTGGTCAACTCCCAGTGTTTCAACTTCCAGTGCATGCTATCTATTCGTTACGTCCACTTTTACGCCTCCCGTCCTCAGAATTGAGCAATCACTTCATTGGACAGAGGCTGCATACACACAATGCCACAGTGCAGAACCCGAGAGATGGAATGGCGGCACGGTCGTACTGTGCAATGTGCATCGCATGGCTGCAACGCGTCTTACTGCATCCCGCCAATTTGTCGGGTCCGATCAGGAtctctcaagtctcaacagAGTTTTCAGGAAATGACCGTGCGGCCCCGCGTCTTCCTCTAATCCAAGCTTCTTATGGTAAAAGCCCCAGGCCGGGTTTCCGGGAAGGCGGTTTAATTTCTAAGATTTGTTGACAGCCGTTGGGCTCTGACTCTTTGAGGCGCCGCAGCGCGTGGTAATGTGGGTATTACAGGCAGCGCGTAATACGAGAACGCAGTTCATAAACACGGTTGTGCCCCTGACTAGGCTGTATTGGGCTAAAGCCGGGGACCCTTCCCAAGAGGAGAACGACTCCTAATTGTATCACAATCAGACCAAGGGACAAGGTAATGTGATGCAGGGCCAGGCCTAAAGATTGGGAATGAAGAATCCTGAATCACGGAGCCAGATCCGCCGTTCATCAATCTTTTGGACGACCAGTCTGATCATCAGAACCAGCGTCCTGTAATATGCAGAACTCGATCTGAATCGGATCTAAACCCATGGTGGCGGAGCAGacccccttcatcttccattcGGAGAGCGGCAAGCCAAACAGCCGTTCTCCCTCAACTTCCGATCCTCAACTGAACACAGCCGGCGTTTCACCTTCCCACTGCCGGGATCCAACCAACGGCGCCCCGTCGAGGCTGGCCTCAGTGCCTCACCGTTGAATTCGGCATTGGGACTGAATCGACGATGGCTTCAGATTCTTCTAAACAGGCGCTAGAAGGTCGAAGAACCGTTGGTCTTGTGGTCGGGGCCACTTCGCTCGATCGGCCCGAACttgcctcttcctcgatctCACTTCGGGCATCAACAGGACACGCCCAACACAATGAAGCCTGGAATCCAAATGCAGAGGGTGATGCGACTGTATCGTTGCAATCATTGGAAGAGGTAGCTTGAACCTCATTGAATGACGTCGAGCTGTATTATTAATCGCTTTCACCCCGCATCACGCAACAGCTGCAACCTCAGAACTTCGCGCTGTCGCGCTCACTTACCCAAGACCAGAACTCAACTAATCTACCCAAGAATAACCTACAAGTCTTACAGCTCATTCCAGAACCAAAATGCAGGTCCTACTCCTTGGCGGCCACGGCAAAATCGCCCTACACctcacccccctcctcctcgcccggGCCTGGAACGTCACCAGCGTCATCCGCAACCCTGCCCACGAGTCTGAGATCCTCGCGCTCGCAAACTCGGAGAAGGCCAAAGGCAAACTCAATGTCTTAGTCTCAAGCCTCGACGAGGTCCAAACCCAAGCGGACGCAGCTAAGATCCTCAACGAAACAAACCCCGATTACGTAGTTTGGTCAGCCGGTTAGTTCCCCCACACCCCTTCGTTAAACTTTACCACACATCtaaaacaaaagcaaaacaaaacacaACATCGCAATTAAACAAAGTCAATAATGCTGTCAATCCTCTATTCTCGATACTGACAATGATCACATCTAGGCGCCGGCGGGAAAGGAGGCCCCACCCGCACCATCGCAGTCGACGAAACTGCCGCAAAGGCCTTCATCTCAGCGTCGTTCGCGCACCCGCGCGTGTCGAAATTCCTGCTCGTATCCTGGATCGGATCGCGCCGCAACAAGCCATCGTGGTTCTCTGACGCAGACTGGGCATCTTCGCAAAATACCTTCAACAATGTCCTCCCCACCTATGCGAAGGCTAAGCTCGAAGCGGACGAGTTCCTAACTGCACATGCGGCTGTGCGGGCCAAACAGGTAGCGAGCGGGAAGGCGAATGTGCTAGATGCGATTTGTTTGCGGCCCGGGACGTTGAGCGATGAGCCGGCGACCGGGAATGTGAATTTAGGGAAGATCGGATCACAGGGGAAGGTCCCGCGAGAGGATGTCGCAAGGGTGGCGGATGCCTTGTTGGCCCGGCAAGGAAGTAAGGGGTGGTATGACTTGCTGGGGGGTGAGGAAAATATCGGAGATGCAGTGGAGAGGGTTGTACGTGAGGGTGTCGATACTGTCGAAGGGGAAGATGTGGGTGCGATAGTTCAGCGGTTTGAGCTCGATGCTTAGACGTCGGTGAATTTAGACACTCCCTTTAAATGAAGTCATAAACGGCGAATATTGAATGACATCTATTCGAACCTATCGTTCAGTATTCAATAAACATTCCTGTCCAGGCGCTTATACGATGTATACgtcattatatatatttatatacgAGCAGAATATCAGTACACCCACaacttatatctaatatCCAATCTATCTTCATCAATCATAGCTTAGCCTTCGGCGCGACCGTCTCTTCCTGCgcgcgcttcttcaacatcctccgTAGAATCTTCCCGGACGCACTCTTCGGAATCTCCTCAACAAATCGCACACCACCACGCAGACGCTTGTGATGCGCAACCTTGCCCTCTAGCCATTTCACAATATTCGCACCCTCATCTGCGTCCGAAACACCAGATTCCTTGCTCTTGCCGCTCCGCACAACGTATGCAACGGGCACCTCGGTGCCGTGCTCGGCGCTCTCAACACCAATGACGGCAACGTCATCAACAGAGGCATTGTCAACGAGGATACCCTCCAGCTCAGCAGGGGCGACCTGGAATCCCTTGTACTTAATGAGTTCCTTGACACGATCCGTGATGTAGAAGTTGCCCTTGGGATCCTGGTAGCCGACATCACCGGTGCGGAACCAGCCATCGGGGGAGATCGAGTCTGCCGTCGCAGCCGGGTTGTTGTGGTATCCGAGGAAGATGTTAGGGCCACGCAGGTAGAGTTCTCCAACTTCGCCGGTAGCGACTTCAGCAGGGTTAGAGCCGTCTTCGGGCATGGTCATGTACCTGGCCTCCATGTTGGGGAGGAGTTTTCCGACGGAGCCGACGGAGGAGCGCCACTCAGACCAGGGTTGCGTGTGCGTGGTGGGACTGGTTTCGCTGAGCCCGTAACCCTGCTTGATGCCGACGCCGAGGCGGCTGTAGACGGCTTCGACGAGTTCTTGAGTGAGAGGGGCTGCGCCGGAGTTCATCATGCGGATGGTAGAGAGATCGTACTTCTCAACGATGGGGTGTTTGCCtaggaggaggacgacggGAGGGACTACGTAGCTGAATGTGATCTTGTAGTCCTGGACGTGCTGGCACCATTTCTCCAGATCAAACTTAGCCATGACGACTAGCTCGTAGCCCTGGTAGAGAGTTTGGTGGACGAGACATGTTAAGCCTATGCGATGGTATTAGCTTAGGGCTAATGGAAAGAGGGATCAGGGGACGTACCGTAAATATGGAAGAATGGAAGAAAGGCAAGTACACGGTCACCCTTATCGTCCGCGCCACCATTCCACTTGATATTACCCGCTTCGCCTGAAGCCAGCTGAAGGCTGTTGGCAACGATGTTGCGATGAGACAGCATAACACCCTTGGGGACACCAGTTGTTCCCGAAGAATAAACAAGGAAAGAGAGGTCCTTCTCCGGGTTGATCTTGCTGCGTCGGAAGCGAGTAGCGCCGGAAATGTTGCGGACGGAGGTGAAGTGCTTGGCCTTGGCCTCGGGGTCACGCTGGTCTCCAATCAGGATAATGTGGTCGTCTGGGATGCCGACCTGCTTTGCGGCTGCTCGCGCGACAGGCAGGACTGGTAATTGGGTGACAACGGCCTTTGCGCCGGAGTCTCTCAATTGAAATGCAAGTTCTTCCACGGTGTAAGCTGGGTTGGAGGGAGAAACAACGCCGCCTGCCCAGAGCGCGCCGTACATGACGACTGGGGTATCGATGCTGTTGGGGGTGTATAGAGCGAGGACATCGCCTTTGCGCCAATCATAGATGGACTTCAGGCCCTGGCCAAATGCGATCGCGGATTGCTTGACATCTTTGTAGGTGTATGACCGTCGAGTATCGGCATCGGTATAGATCACTGACAACGGTTAGCTAAACAATATAGTGGCGAAGATATTGGGAAGTCCCACCTTTATCATCGGGGAAGAGCTTATCTTTCCGCTCGAGAAGGAATGCCCACAAATCAATATTCGGGATCTCAACCGAAGGATATTGTGAGGAGACCGGCATTGTGGGGGGGGGTGAAGGATaggaggagtgggagttgAGAGAGATTTCAAGAATGCGGGGGCGGGGAAGGAATGCGACAAAGAGAGGCCGAAATGAAAAGAAAGATGTATGGAAGAGGAACCGCCAGGAACTCACCAGCAGGCTGGCTTGCTTCTAATAAGAGCTCCGGTTATAACCAGTGTCTGTCATGGCCACTCGGCCCTCGGCATGCAGTCACCTGACTGGACCCCGGATTGTCCAGTTGTTGTCTCTCACTGACAGCCTGCGCGGTGTGCATAAGTGATCGTCCCCCAGTCAAAAGACTTGGCGACATGGACTTTCAAAGTTGATCAGGACACGACTAAATCATCCTCTGATTTCATTTATATTCACGAAGTATATAAATTCACCGCAATCAAGCATAATCTGACCCATGACGACACTCCAAACCCCGCTCGGTATTCCGACCGTACAATCTCTACCGCAGTGGAACCAGCCGTGGAGTACACAGCCAACCGCACAGTGCACAATATGTGAATACTAATCAATAATGTACAATCAATGCTGTCATCTATCTCTATCTTATTCTACATCAGACTCGTTCGTCCTCCGACTTCTCGTCCCCCTTCTCCGTTCGGCATCTCGCCGTCGCGGCCCTCGACAAACTCCCGGTAGATCGCAAGTAGGCGCCTGCGCTCAGCTGAACTGAGCGAACTGCGCGTCGTATTCAAGGACCGCTCCATGTGTTCCCATCGAACTATAATCTCTTCACGAATCTCATCCGAGCCTTTCTCGTTGGGGTTGCTCGTTGCGTTGGTTGGGGCTGGGTTGGCGCCCCCTTGCTCTAGTTGCCTTTGACGGCGTCGTGCGTTTTTCAGCGCATCAAGCTTGGATGCCACCACTGCTGGTGCCGGCATTGCCGCAGACCCAGCCCGCTGTTCCAAATCGGAGTACAGGAATTGGATAAACGAACGACTGCTTGTGCTGGGAGCGGAGGTCTTTGCGGTTTTCGCGGCCGGCTTGTCACCTGTTCGGTCTCCTAGAGCATCATGCACCGCTTCGAGATGAGCGTTATAAACTACCGCCTGTAAATCAGCACCGGAGAATCCTGCTGTGCGCTCTGCTACCTCATCTAGTCGGGTTACCACCTCTTCGCTCATTAGAAGCTTCTTGCTAACGGCTTGGATGATATCAGCCCGGTCAGCATGGTTAGGCATATCACAAAGCAGCGACTTGTCCAGACGACCTGGACGGAGCAACGCAGGATCAATTAAATCCGGCCGCGATGTTGCTGCGAGAACGTAGACTCCCGATAGACCCTCGGCACCGTCCATTTGTGTGAGAAGCTGGTTGACCACTCGATCTGTAACTCCAGTAGAGTCATGCCCACGTTTGGGTGCGATACTGTCAAACtcatcgaagaagaggatacATGGTCGGGCAGCCTGTGCTCGTTCGAACAAATCTCGTACACTCTTTTCACTAGCACCGATGTATTTGTTGAGGATCTCTGGACCCTTAACGCTGATGAAATTGAGACCGCACTCGCCTGCCACAGCACTTGCCAGCATAGTTTTACCGCATCCAGGAAACCCGTAGAGTAGTAGACCGGACCGCAACCGCAATGGACACTGTGCGAAAATAGGAGCATATTTTGTGGGGTACTGCAAAGTCTCCAGCAGCATCTTGCGAGTCTCGTGCAGGCCACcaatggaggagaaagtTGTGGTGGATGAAGTGAGGGTCACATTGCGAAGCGACGCTGGGGTAAAGTCCTTGATGGCACTATCGAAATCTTTTAACCCGAGCGTGACTGCCTTTGAATCATCCGATGACTCGGTAACAGATCTAATGAGGGCTTCATTGCGTGCGCGGGCAACCAACAGGACCAAGTCCCCGGGCATAAACCCGTCGGTCTTACCAGCCAagtcgaggaagtcgacaTCCCGCGCCAGGATGAACCCATCGCCACCAGACGAGCTTGGACGGCTTCCCGGATTTGAAGGATCCAACCAAGAGTCATTAGTAGATGAACTAGCGGCTCTCGTGTGGCCATTGGTGGCTGGTCCGGCTTCTGCTGTGGTGCCCGCGGCTCCACGGTCTTGACTCGTGAGGTGCTCCAGCACTTTGCGTCGCCCTTCTTTGTCCGGGGCCCTGAGGTGAATTACTTCTCGAACCACATGACCTCCCACAATAACGTTGTTCAACGACTCCTTGGACTGCGCTGTTGCGAGAAGAACAACCCCTGAGTTCATAGAGCAGAACTCGTGTACCATGGAGCAAATCACTTCACTGTTTTGACGGCTACGGCCATTGTCTCCTCCCACTTGCAATTCAGTTTCCACTGGGCACAACTTGTCAAGATCGTCAAGAACCACAGCGGATTTTCCACCAAGCCGGGCACACCAGGCTGCGGACATGAATAAACGGGTCAAAGTCTCCTTGATATTGGAGATTCGAGTCTCGTCAGTCACAAGTTTACGGCAGGAGAAGTACTTCACATTGAAGAGAGACTCTTTTTGTAAACGATGGGCCAAGAGTTGTCCCAGGACAGTCTTTCCAGATCCAAGACCTCCGGTTACCAAAACAGAGCAGGATTTGGAGAGATTGTCTAATGCTTGCGAAATGACTTGGTCGATGCCAACCATGGGGGGTGCAGTAGCCGGTATTGGGTCCTCCATGGCGAGACTCAACGCATTCTGTTCGGCTGGTTTTGGTATTTCTGCCTGAATTTCAAGAGGCAGCTTCGCGTCAGAACCTAACAACCACCCAAACTCTGACTTTGATGAATCAGAGTTGCTCTTCAAGGGAGGATCAAAACGAATTATAGCCCCATCGAATGCAGACACGGTTGGTTGGTTATCGGATTTCGGAAGAACCATACCATCAGTCAGGGGTCCTGTGAGTAGGCCCTTGCCTGAACCCGTGCTGCCGTAGAGAACCTTGATACGCTCCGCTAATGCATCCTTTGCGGCGATTGTATCGGATCCAAATTTCAACCCGTCCTTCCGCTTTGATACGTCCGTTAGGAACGGATAGACTTTGAGTGATTTGGTAGCGGACCGTTGCAATGGCGGAGGTGCTGCCTCAACGCGAATGATGCCACCTACCATCCCCTCTGTCCCTATTGCGGAGCAAAGGACTGAAGAAAGGGCGGCATTTTGAGTGTCCGGTGCATCAACCCAGGGAATCAACTTGGCCACAAGTTTGGTCGTAGGGGTGCCAGCATCACTAGCCTTTTGTTCCGCTTGACTCATTTGCTGCTGAGGGTCCGGTGGTGGCTTCAACCCAGAGGGCTGAACCAATGTGACACATGCCCAAGTAGCGCCGCGGAGTTCATTCGTTGCCAGCACATCAGGGTCGAGCCAGAGGCGGAAGCCCTCGttatcatcctcttcggacTCTTCATCGAAATACTGATCCGACCATTGGCGATCAAGTCCTCTAAAGTAAAGCGCACCTCGGCTAGTCTCGGATTTGGTGCTTCTACCACGTACGGTACTTCCTCCACTGCTTCGTCCGCCAGCACttctcttgctgctgccagtgACACTCCGGTTGTCACCGCGCGACACCCGCGTATTTGCCTTCGGACGAGTCTTGGGCGCGACAATAACCTCGGCATCAGGGGCAATCTTAGCGAATGGAGATGTATTCGACGGAGCAGGAGTCAGCGACGTAATGACTATATTCGCCGTAGATGTGGGAGACAGATGTAACGCTAGGGGATGCATATGATCGGCTTGCGACGTGTACGTAGGATTTGGCAAAGCGCGGATTTGTGACAAGAGATTGAGTTCCAAGAACGTCGCGTGAAGTTCGATGACTGGAGATATAATCAGCGACTGAATGCGGGCGCCAAGAGGGAATTGCAAACATACTCTCCCAATCTTCTGGTGTCAAAGGTTCAATATTGATCGTATGAGCTACCGGGGGATCGAGGTGAATAAATATGCCGACCTAAAACATCATCAGCACTACGAGAGTTGTTCAAACAGCGAAATACGCTTACTCTCTGTCCCTCACTCAAGCCGAGGACCCTCCCAAACGTGGTATCCAACTCAACCGTAGAAGCATCTTGCTCCCTTGTAGAGGATGAGTTGTTGATGCCATCTCTTCCTACAACAGGGGCAATTCTGCGTTTGCTCGGCATTCCTGTCCACCCTAGGTAACATGATCGCGGGGTATTGCTGCCATTGTTGGCGCGCCCAACGGTCGGGCGAAATTGTAGCTCGACAATCACATTCTGTGCAGTCTGGTAGACAGTCAGATGCTACTCATACTCTTAAATGCGGGAAAGTAGAGCGAGATGGGCTTACTGTGTTCGCGTTGACCAACAGAGAAACCAGCGAAGGCGGCAAGTTCACGAGGCAGTTCTTTAGAGGGACCAATGCGACCTCAGCGGTAGTGGAGGGCTTTCTGGGCGCCATTCTCAGGCGCACACTGGCAGGTTCTTGCCGGTCAAGGGCAGCGCAGAATATACAGAACCAAGAGGCAGTGAAGAAAGGGAAACGTGGATTGGGGGCATGAAAAGGAAGGCCAGCGCCGGCTTCGACCCCGGACTCCGCAGATCAAGTGCACGTCCGGCCGAGCCGAGTTGTTCCTCGATGTCGGACCGAGACTTTTTCCGCTCCGTTTCACGTGTTTCCACTTTTCTCGTTTGGGAATCGCGTTGCTGCCTTGTAAAAACGGCATGAATACCGGCGACGCGTTGTTCGCGTCCGCGACGTGCTTCGGGCCTCAGGCTGCAAATTCAACTCCTTTGCTGGTGAAATCTGTCTGGCGCCCAGCCTTCGTTTAAGTTACAAATTCCGCAACACCTAAGCCCCTCTTCTTGCAGAGCTTCCGGACACACAATTGAACCAGCTGTTCCTGTCGCGGTCGCTCCATCATGGCTTTAAACCAGTACCCTGCCCCTGTTGATTACAATGGGCAGCTTGACGC encodes:
- the pex1 gene encoding AAA family ATPase peroxin 1 (COG:O;~EggNog:ENOG410PGQH;~InterPro:IPR027417,IPR041569,IPR003959,IPR029067, IPR015342,IPR003593,IPR003960,IPR025653,IPR009010;~PFAM:PF09262,PF17862,PF00004;~go_component: GO:0005777 - peroxisome [Evidence IEA];~go_component: GO:0005778 - peroxisomal membrane [Evidence IEA];~go_function: GO:0005524 - ATP binding [Evidence IEA];~go_function: GO:0016887 - ATPase activity [Evidence IEA];~go_process: GO:0006625 - protein targeting to peroxisome [Evidence IEA];~go_process: GO:0007031 - peroxisome organization [Evidence IEA]) yields the protein MAPRKPSTTAEVALVPLKNCLVNLPPSLVSLLVNANTTAQNVIVELQFRPTVGRANNGSNTPRSCYLGWTGMPSKRRIAPVVGRDGINNSSSTREQDASTVELDTTFGRVLGLSEGQRVGIFIHLDPPVAHTINIEPLTPEDWEIIELHATFLELNLLSQIRALPNPTYTSQADHMHPLALHLSPTSTANIVITSLTPAPSNTSPFAKIAPDAEVIVAPKTRPKANTRVSRGDNRSVTGSSKRSAGGRSSGGSTVRGRSTKSETSRGALYFRGLDRQWSDQYFDEESEEDDNEGFRLWLDPDVLATNELRGATWACVTLVQPSGLKPPPDPQQQMSQAEQKASDAGTPTTKLVAKLIPWVDAPDTQNAALSSVLCSAIGTEGMVGGIIRVEAAPPPLQRSATKSLKVYPFLTDVSKRKDGLKFGSDTIAAKDALAERIKVLYGSTGSGKGLLTGPLTDGMVLPKSDNQPTVSAFDGAIIRFDPPLKSNSDSSKSEFGWLLGSDAKLPLEIQAEIPKPAEQNALSLAMEDPIPATAPPMVGIDQVISQALDNLSKSCSVLVTGGLGSGKTVLGQLLAHRLQKESLFNVKYFSCRKLVTDETRISNIKETLTRLFMSAAWCARLGGKSAVVLDDLDKLCPVETELQVGGDNGRSRQNSEVICSMVHEFCSMNSGVVLLATAQSKESLNNVIVGGHVVREVIHLRAPDKEGRRKVLEHLTSQDRGAAGTTAEAGPATNGHTRAASSSTNDSWLDPSNPGSRPSSSGGDGFILARDVDFLDLAGKTDGFMPGDLVLLVARARNEALIRSVTESSDDSKAVTLGLKDFDSAIKDFTPASLRNVTLTSSTTTFSSIGGLHETRKMLLETLQYPTKYAPIFAQCPLRLRSGLLLYGFPGCGKTMLASAVAGECGLNFISVKGPEILNKYIGASEKSVRDLFERAQAARPCILFFDEFDSIAPKRGHDSTGVTDRVVNQLLTQMDGAEGLSGVYVLAATSRPDLIDPALLRPGRLDKSLLCDMPNHADRADIIQAVSKKLLMSEEVVTRLDEVAERTAGFSGADLQAVVYNAHLEAVHDALGDRTGDKPAAKTAKTSAPSTSSRSFIQFLYSDLEQRAGSAAMPAPAVVASKLDALKNARRRQRQLEQGGANPAPTNATSNPNEKGSDEIREEIIVRWEHMERSLNTTRSSLSSAERRRLLAIYREFVEGRDGEMPNGEGGREVGGRTSLM